Proteins co-encoded in one Setaria viridis chromosome 9, Setaria_viridis_v4.0, whole genome shotgun sequence genomic window:
- the LOC117837445 gene encoding E3 ubiquitin-protein ligase At3g02290: protein MGSLLCCLRYPEDGSVAPPVCCFCLPWPFVYHGVDSGSAARHRGDTRVAPDRGRIPLAACTSAGQVDSMDTFRAPPRPLPYDDPRFSPPMVQHPIVSGHDKSSTHFQKPGQLTERKNTDIGSTCTSQKVDGSSVKHHLGGSRIDGIQVSDSSDNEDDCPICLEEYGYENPKIALQCNHNFHLSCIYEWMERSQACPVCAKVMLFNDDE from the exons ATGGGGTCCCTGCTGTGCTGCCTGCGCTACCCAGAGGACGGCTCGGTGGCGCCGCCCGTCTGCTGCTTCTGCCTGCCATGGCCTTTCGTTTACCACGGCGTGGACTCG GGCTCTGCTGCTCGTCACAGAGGTGATACACGGGTCGCTCCTGATCGTGGAAGGATTCCTCTTGCAGCTTGCACCTCTGCAGGACAAGTAGATTCAATGGATACTTTCCGCGCTCCTCCAAGGCCTTTGCCTTATGATGATCCTCGATTCAGCCCTCCGATGGTGCAACACCCAATAGTGTCAGGACACGACAAATCATCAACACATTTTCAGAAACCTGGACAACTTACAGAAAGAAAGAATACTGATATTGGATCAACTTGCACATCTCAAAAGGTTGATGGGTCATCAGTAAAACATCACTTAGGAGGTTCAAGAATTGATGGAATACAAGTCTCTGATTCTTCTGACAATGAGGATGACTGTCCTATATGCCTAGAAG AATATGGTTATGAGAATCCAAAGATTGCATTGCAGTGCAACCATAATTTCCACCTTAGTTGCATTTACGAATGGATGGAAAGAAGTCAAGCTTGCCCAGTCTGCGCAAAG GTTATGTTGTTCAACGATGATGAATGA